In one Rutidosis leptorrhynchoides isolate AG116_Rl617_1_P2 chromosome 8, CSIRO_AGI_Rlap_v1, whole genome shotgun sequence genomic region, the following are encoded:
- the LOC139861914 gene encoding receptor-like serine/threonine-protein kinase NCRK yields the protein MKLRPHAALACFFSLILVQHILCDEVSGTPDTSKWICTCLANKLNQKFIITSNCSSSCNCSLEGTSQNRYKCICFGDGLPEVASRDDSNCFVSCNCNSGSLSESESSKKQFSSKAVLVILLLCMAVTTLAIFASVMCYVYQKHNCSKQLPLSSSDKDTSYSSSTNLISYKTASDPESKVHIHHPTNPITGCVYKASFFFKKQTRTVQGTVTNFSYSELEIATNKFSDSNLIGVGVSSHVYYGQLRDGKLVAVKRLKGQGGPDAELTFLTEIELLSRLHHCHVVPLVGYCLEYYGKHPEMLLVFQYMSNGNLRECLDGISEKCLDWGARIAVAIGAARGLEYLHEAAAPRILHRDVKSTNILLDENWRAKITDLGMAKSLASDGIPSCSSSPARMQGTFGYFAPEYAIVGRASLMSDVFSFGVVLLELISGRHPIYKSPDKGEESLVIWATPLLQDSRRVSKELPDPRLKGNFEEEELQVMAYLAKECLLLDPDARPTMSEVVQILLTIAPEKSKRRNFSVDRYQDYTIRMDRATDKLQQTSSSGSYSSESLLLIHSQENDQEPITDSHVEDDEATVDLTEPRFESFCVSNISSAS from the exons ATGAAGCTCCGACCGCATGCTGCTTTAGCTTGCTTTTTCAGCTTGATCTTGGTTCAGCACATCCTTTGCG ATGAAGTTTCAGGGACTCCAGACACAAGCAAGTGGATATGCACATGCTTAGCAAACAAATTGAACCAGAAATTTATCATTACATCCAACTGCTCTTCCTCCTGTAATTGCAGCTTAG AAGGTACAAGTCAAAATAGATATAAATGCATTTGTTTTGGCGATGGACTCCCTGAAGTGGCTTCACGCGATGATTCCAATTGTTTTGTTTCCTGCAATTGCAATTCTG GATCTTTGAGCGAGTCTGAGTCTTCGAAGAAACAATTTTCCAGCAAAGCAGTATTAGTTATCCTGTTATTATGCATGGCGGTCACCACTCTTGCGATTTTCGCTTCGGTGATGTGCTATGTATATCAAAAGCATAACTGCTCTAAACAACTGCCTTTATCCTCATCTGATAAAGATACAAGTTATAGTAGTAGTACCAATTTAATAAGCTATAAAACAGCTTCAGACCCGGAATCTAAAGTACATATTCATCATCCCACCAACCCTATCACAG GGTGTGTATATAAGGCCTCATTTTTCTTTAAAAAGCAAACACGGACTGTACAAGGAACTGTCACAAACTTTTCATACTCTGAACTGGAAATTGCAACGAACAAATTTTCCGACTCCAATTTAATTGGCGTTGGGGTAAGCAGCCACGTTTATTATGGTCAACTGAGAGATGGCAAACTTGTTGCTGTAAAACGTCTCAAGGGTCAGGGTGGCCCAGATGCCGAACTGACTTTTTTGACCGAG ATTGAACTGCTATCAAGACTCCATCATTGTCATGTGGTACCGTTAGTTGGCTACTGCTTAGAGTATTATGGGAAACACCCCGAGATGCTTCTCGTATTTCAATATATGTCAAACGGTAACCTCAGAGAGTGTCTAGACGGGATTTCGGAAAAATGTCTTGACTGGGGAGCTCGCATTGCGGTTGCAATTGGTGCTGCCAGAGGCTTAGAATATCTCCATGAAGCAGCAGCACCAAGAATCTTGCATAGAGACGTTAAATCAACTAACATTCTCTTAGATGAAAATTGGCGAGCAAAG ATTACTGATCTTGGAATGGCTAAAAGTTTAGCAAGTGATGGCATCCCGAGCTGTTCTAGCTCGCCAGCTCGAATGCAGGGGACTTTCGGGTATTTTGCACCTGAGTACGCGATTGTTGGACGAGCGTCACTCATGTCGGATGTATTCAGTTTTGGTGTTGTACTCCTTGAACTTATTAGTGGTCGGCATCCCATATATAAGTCGCCCGACAAAGGGGAAGAGAGTCTTGTCATATGG GCAACACCATTATTACAAGATAGCAGACGAGTGAGTAAAGAGTTGCCGGACCCACGTCTCAAAGGGAACTTTGAAGAAGAAGAATTACAAGTTATGGCTTATTTAGCAAAAGAGTGCTTGTTGTTGGATCCCGATGCTCGCCCAACAATGAGTGAAGTTGTTCAAATACTTCTAACTATTGCCCCCGAAAAATCTAAAAGAAGGAATTTTTCCGTTGACCGTTATCAG GACTACACTATTAGAATGGATCGAGCTACAGATAAGCTTCAACAAACGTCATCTAGTGGATCATATTCATCTGAATCTTTACTGCTTATACATAGTCAAGAAAATGATCAAGAACCGATTACAGATTCacatgttgaagatgatgaagcaaCTGTTGACTTAACTGAACCCCGGTTTGAATCCTTTTGTGTGTCAAATATTTCATCTGCATCCTGA
- the LOC139863099 gene encoding exosome complex component RRP41-like, whose protein sequence is MAAKGGAAPATYSPSPSTYKKKNRPSVITDVDWVRPDGRDFHQCRPAFLRTGAVNAASGSAYAEFGNTKVIVSIFGPRESKKAMMYSDTGRLNCNVSYTTFATPVRGQGSDDKEISSQLHKSLEGAIMLDTFPKTTVDVFALVLESGGCDLPVVISCASLALADAGIMMYDLVAAVSVSCIGRSLVIDPVSEEENYQDGSLLITCLPSRNEVTQLTITGEWSTPKIHEAMELCLDACSKLVKIMRSCLKESASTSQE, encoded by the exons ATGGCGGCCAAAGGCGGAGCTGCTCCGGCGACGTATTCACCGTCACCATCAACCTATAAAAAGAAAAATCGACCTTCCGTTATCACTGACGTCGATTGGGTACGTCCTGACGGCCGTGATTTTCACCAGTGCAGACCTGCTT TTTTAAGAACTGGTGCTGTGAATGCTGCATCAGGATCTGCTTATGCAGAATTTGGTAATACCAAAGTCATTGTGTCAAT ATTTGGGCCAAGAGAAAGTAAGAAGGCAATGATGTATAGTGATACTGGTCGACTAAATTGTAATGTTAGTTATACAACGTTTGCTACTCCAGTTAGAGGGCAG GGATCCGATGACAAAGAAATCTCGTCACAGTTGCATAAATCTTTAGAGGGTGCCATCATGTTAGATACATTTCCAAAAACAACCGTGGACGTATTTGCATTAGTATTGGAGTCTGGAGGCT GTGACCTTCCTGTTGTAATCTCTTGTGCCAGTCTTGCTTTGGCAGATGCCGGGATTATGATGTATGATTTGGTTGCTGCAGTTTCCGTG TCTTGCATTGGGAGAAGTCTAGTAATTGACCCTGTTTCCGAAGAAGAAAACTATCAAGATGGTAGTCTTTTGATTACGTGCTTACCATCTCGTAACGAGGTTACTCAGCTCACGATAACTGGAGAATGGTCCACCCCAAAGATTCACGAG GCAATGGAACTATGCCTTGATGCGTGTTCCAAGTTAGTAAAGATTATGAGATCATGTTTGAAAGAATCCGCCTCCACATCGCAAGAATAG